From the genome of Chanos chanos chromosome 5, fChaCha1.1, whole genome shotgun sequence, one region includes:
- the timm23a gene encoding mitochondrial import inner membrane translocase subunit Tim23 — MDNNTPGSGSFKGFGLFGGAAPEYSNSELAGVPLTGMSPLSPYLNVDPRYLVQDTDEFILPTGASKTRGRFELAFFTIGGSCITGAAFGTVNGLRMGLTETRDMAWSKPRNVQILNMVTRQGASWANKLGSVALLYSVFGVAIEKARGAEDDINTVAAGTLTGVLFKSTSGLKGMARGGLVGLAMSGLYALYNNWDHLKGASPSHY; from the exons ATGGATAACAACACACCAGGCTCGGGATCGTTTAAAGGGTTCGGCCTTTTCGGTGGTGCAGCACCCGAGTATTCAAACTCCGAACTGGCAGGAGTGCCGT TGACCGGAATGAGCCCTCTCTCCCCGTACCTGAATGTGGACCCACGCTACCTGGTACAG GACACAGACGAATTCATCCTGCCTACGGGGGCGAGCAAAACTCGAGGTCGTTTTGAGTTGGCATTTTTCACTATCGGGGGAAGCTGTataacag GTGCTGCTTTTGGAACAGTAAATGGGCTTCGCATGGGTTTGACGGAGACAAGGGACATGGCATGGTCTAAACCCCGAAATGTTCA GATCTTAAACATGGTGACGCGACAAGGAGCATCGTGGGCCAACAAACTGGGCTCTGTGG CCTTGctgtacagtgtgtttggagtggCCATAGAGAAAGCCAGAGGAGCTGAGGACGACATCAACACCGTGGCTGCTGGAACGCTGACGGGGGTGCTCTTCAAATCCACCA gtggtTTAAAAGGCATGGCTAGAGGGGGTCTGGTGGGTTTAGCGATGTCAGGACTCTACGCTCTTTACAACAACTGGGATCACCTCAAAGGAGCCTCTCCGTCCCATTACTGA